The Polyangiaceae bacterium genome includes a window with the following:
- a CDS encoding propionyl-CoA carboxylase, translated as MAHVPLTPIGRPRDQVVDDSTFREHREALLALEQKLQERRADVHQGWGPKYQDRVHAKGKLTVRERIQLLADPGSRIFEVGTFVNYGLEFQGGLKSPGAGVLTAFARVEGRWCMVIGNDNTVASGSWWPKTPEKIQRAQMMALRLRIPTIYLVDCSGLFLPEQSKSFPGGIGAGHIFKMNSLLSASGVPQIAGVFGDSIAGGGYMPIISDRVYMTEQAYMVIAGAALIKGAKSQKITSLSIGGPEVHVHQSGCADARVPNDEILIESLRREVRKLPTSGADFYRGDTGPLDPAYPSHELAGLLPADHREAYEVNEVLARLCDQSLFWEVMPSVGEEMVCGVGRVGGLYTGFIANRQGLVGDPDQPGRQRPSAILYRQGITKVSAFSRACNADGIPIVWLQDISGFDIGAEAERQGLLAYGSNLIYTNSTNDVPMFTVLLRKASGAGYYAMSGLPYDPVVQLSTMVSRLSVMEGRTLAIATYNTKLDDDFEILTQDPQERRAVEEGMKAVEKRIEADMDPFVSARQMDTDEIVELRELRDYLAMLVEAAYQAPGTRRIKNSRIWSLHDLTDLVEGVR; from the coding sequence ATGGCCCACGTGCCCCTCACACCCATTGGTCGGCCGCGCGATCAGGTGGTCGACGACTCGACGTTCCGCGAGCATCGCGAGGCCTTGCTGGCGTTGGAGCAGAAGCTCCAGGAACGCCGGGCGGACGTACATCAGGGGTGGGGACCGAAGTACCAGGACCGCGTTCACGCGAAAGGCAAGCTCACCGTAAGGGAGCGGATCCAGCTCTTGGCAGATCCCGGCAGCAGGATCTTCGAGGTCGGCACCTTCGTGAACTACGGCCTCGAGTTCCAGGGTGGGCTCAAGTCCCCCGGCGCCGGGGTGCTGACGGCGTTTGCCCGAGTCGAGGGGCGCTGGTGCATGGTGATCGGGAACGACAACACCGTGGCCAGCGGCTCCTGGTGGCCCAAGACACCGGAGAAGATCCAGCGCGCCCAGATGATGGCGCTGCGGCTTCGGATCCCCACCATCTACCTGGTGGACTGCAGCGGGCTGTTCCTCCCGGAGCAATCGAAGAGCTTTCCGGGAGGCATTGGTGCGGGCCACATCTTCAAGATGAACAGCCTGCTCTCCGCCAGCGGCGTGCCGCAAATTGCCGGGGTTTTTGGCGATTCCATCGCAGGCGGTGGCTACATGCCGATCATCAGCGATCGCGTGTACATGACCGAGCAGGCGTACATGGTGATCGCCGGCGCCGCCCTCATCAAGGGCGCCAAGAGCCAGAAGATCACGAGCCTCTCCATAGGTGGACCGGAGGTGCACGTGCACCAGAGTGGCTGCGCCGACGCACGGGTGCCCAACGACGAGATCCTGATCGAGTCGCTGCGGCGCGAAGTGCGCAAGCTGCCGACCTCGGGCGCCGATTTCTATCGTGGCGACACCGGGCCGCTCGATCCGGCGTACCCCAGCCATGAGCTCGCCGGGCTCCTGCCGGCGGACCACCGCGAAGCCTACGAGGTGAACGAGGTGCTGGCGCGGCTGTGCGACCAGAGCCTGTTCTGGGAAGTGATGCCGTCGGTGGGCGAGGAGATGGTCTGCGGCGTGGGGCGAGTGGGCGGCCTGTACACTGGCTTCATCGCCAACCGTCAGGGACTCGTGGGCGATCCGGATCAGCCCGGCCGTCAGCGCCCGAGCGCCATCTTGTACCGCCAGGGTATCACCAAGGTGAGCGCGTTCTCTCGCGCCTGCAACGCAGATGGCATCCCCATCGTGTGGCTGCAGGATATCTCCGGCTTCGACATCGGCGCGGAGGCGGAGCGGCAGGGCCTGCTCGCGTACGGCTCGAACCTCATCTACACGAACTCCACCAACGACGTGCCCATGTTCACGGTGCTGCTGCGCAAGGCATCCGGCGCTGGGTACTACGCCATGAGCGGGCTGCCCTACGATCCAGTGGTGCAGCTTTCGACAATGGTTTCGAGGCTTTCCGTGATGGAAGGGCGGACCTTGGCGATCGCGACCTACAACACGAAGCTGGACGACGACTTCGAGATCCTGACGCAGGATCCACAAGAGCGCCGCGCCGTGGAAGAGGGCATGAAGGCCGTCGAGAAGCGCATCGAAGCGGACATGGATCCCTTCGTGTCCGCTCGTCAGATGGACACCGACGAGATCGTCGAGCTTCGAGAGCTCCGTGACTACCTCGCGATGTTGGTCGAAGCGGCCTACCAGGCTCCGGGCACCCGTCGCATCAAGAACTCGCGCATCTGGAGCCTGCACGACCTCACGGATCTGGTGGAGGGGGTGCGCTGA
- a CDS encoding shikimate dehydrogenase has protein sequence MTPSAPITLCGSLSRYPVSLGAAMHLAGYRALGLSFTYVPFAVEDLEGALAGMRALRIRGFGVSMPYKLNVIPLLDRLDPLAARIGAVNTIVNDDGTLVGHNTDAWGAARALSEVMELQGRHATIIGAGGAARAVAYSLKQEGMRLHIVNRTPEKAERLADGLGVSAGALDSVNPEDAVINCSSAGMSEYGASSPLASTCLRPGLVVMDIVYKPVRTRLLAEAEAAGATTVSGARMLLHQACRQFELYTGQAAPLTAMDDALRQQLE, from the coding sequence GTGACCCCTTCCGCTCCCATCACCCTGTGCGGCTCCCTGAGCCGCTACCCCGTGTCCCTGGGCGCCGCCATGCACTTGGCGGGATACCGCGCGTTGGGGCTTTCGTTCACCTATGTCCCCTTCGCGGTGGAGGACCTGGAAGGCGCGCTGGCTGGCATGCGGGCTCTGAGGATCCGGGGCTTCGGTGTCAGCATGCCGTACAAGCTGAACGTCATCCCGCTATTGGACCGCCTCGATCCTCTGGCCGCCCGCATCGGCGCCGTGAACACCATCGTGAACGACGACGGCACTCTGGTGGGACACAACACCGACGCTTGGGGCGCTGCGCGCGCGCTTTCGGAGGTGATGGAGCTCCAGGGGCGGCACGCCACGATCATCGGCGCGGGGGGCGCAGCGCGGGCAGTGGCGTACTCGCTGAAGCAGGAAGGGATGCGGCTGCACATCGTCAATCGCACGCCTGAAAAGGCCGAGCGCCTGGCGGACGGCTTGGGAGTGAGCGCGGGGGCCCTCGACTCGGTGAACCCGGAGGACGCAGTGATCAACTGCTCGAGCGCGGGGATGTCGGAGTATGGAGCGTCCAGCCCGCTCGCCAGCACGTGTCTGCGGCCAGGGCTGGTCGTGATGGACATCGTCTACAAGCCAGTCCGCACCCGGCTCTTGGCCGAGGCGGAGGCCGCGGGGGCGACCACGGTTTCCGGTGCCCGTATGCTGCTGCATCAGGCCTGTCGTCAGTTCGAGCTCTACACGGGCCAAGCGGCGCCCCTTACGGCCATGGATGACGCGCTGCGGCAGCAGCTCGAGTAG
- a CDS encoding acetyl-CoA carboxylase biotin carboxylase subunit, protein MASGDKGHSAPPHTFHRLFIANRGEVAVRVMRACDLLGIVPVLAVSEADRGAAYTQGREAVCVGPGRSSESYLAMERLVQAAKQSGCTALHPGWGFLAENPVFASLCESHGVTFIGPPAHVMHLMGKKTPAKRAMARAGLDVIPGSDGVLAGLSEAREVAAATGFPVLIKAESGGGGRGMRVARSADDLDDAFTSAQREAQGAFGDPRVYMERLVEGGRHVEIQVIADRHGNVCHMGERDCTVQRKHQKLIEESPSPALGDELRARTLELAASATRSIGYVGAGTMEFLLDGDTLRFMEMNTRLQVEHPVSEMRTGMDLVQEQIRVAAGHHLSFAQADVTFSGHAIECRINAEDPAQDFRPSPGTITDWQLPPDAPDLRIETHVAPGYVVPPFYDSLICKVIAHGKDREAARKRMISALKELRCIGIHTTIPMHLQILESEAFRTGDYDTRHIPGLDDGGKA, encoded by the coding sequence ATGGCCAGCGGAGACAAGGGCCACAGCGCGCCACCACACACCTTCCACCGGCTCTTCATCGCCAATCGCGGCGAGGTTGCCGTGCGCGTGATGCGAGCGTGCGATCTCCTTGGCATCGTGCCGGTGTTGGCCGTGAGCGAGGCGGACCGCGGCGCGGCCTACACTCAAGGACGCGAGGCCGTGTGCGTCGGTCCAGGGCGCTCGAGCGAGAGCTACTTGGCCATGGAGCGCTTGGTCCAGGCGGCGAAGCAAAGCGGCTGTACGGCGCTGCATCCGGGTTGGGGCTTCCTGGCGGAGAACCCAGTATTCGCCAGCTTGTGCGAGAGCCACGGCGTCACGTTCATTGGGCCCCCGGCTCACGTCATGCACTTGATGGGGAAGAAGACGCCCGCCAAGCGAGCGATGGCGCGCGCGGGCTTGGACGTCATTCCTGGCAGCGACGGCGTGCTCGCGGGGCTTTCAGAGGCGCGTGAGGTCGCTGCTGCAACGGGTTTCCCGGTTTTGATCAAGGCGGAGAGCGGCGGTGGTGGCCGCGGCATGCGAGTGGCGCGCAGCGCTGACGACCTCGACGACGCATTCACCAGTGCCCAGCGCGAGGCGCAGGGGGCTTTCGGCGATCCCCGCGTCTACATGGAGCGCCTCGTGGAAGGAGGACGCCACGTCGAGATCCAGGTCATCGCGGACCGTCACGGCAACGTGTGTCACATGGGCGAGCGCGACTGTACCGTGCAGCGCAAACATCAGAAGCTGATCGAGGAATCCCCGTCGCCTGCTCTCGGGGACGAGCTACGGGCCCGCACGCTGGAGCTGGCGGCAAGTGCCACGCGAAGCATCGGTTACGTGGGTGCAGGCACCATGGAGTTCCTGCTGGACGGTGACACGCTGCGCTTCATGGAGATGAACACGCGCCTCCAGGTGGAGCATCCGGTGAGCGAGATGCGGACGGGAATGGACTTGGTCCAAGAGCAGATCCGTGTCGCCGCAGGTCACCACTTGAGCTTTGCCCAAGCGGACGTGACCTTTTCGGGGCACGCCATCGAATGCCGCATCAACGCCGAAGATCCAGCCCAGGACTTTCGGCCAAGCCCTGGCACCATCACCGACTGGCAGCTGCCCCCCGACGCGCCGGATCTCCGAATCGAGACCCATGTTGCGCCCGGCTACGTGGTGCCGCCCTTCTACGACAGCCTGATCTGTAAAGTGATCGCCCACGGCAAGGACCGGGAGGCCGCCCGTAAGCGCATGATTTCGGCGCTGAAGGAGCTTCGCTGCATCGGGATTCACACAACCATCCCCATGCACCTCCAGATCTTGGAGTCCGAGGCCTTCCGCACCGGAGACTACGACACGCGTCACATTCCCGGCCTCGACGACGGAGGTAAGGCCTGA
- a CDS encoding redoxin domain-containing protein, giving the protein MALRGLLALALFVSGCTEPSPPPAKSPSFAALEQRMAVSVGAPEAVEPEPTTRSERGWLGVELSATPSDRPGVAVRSVIRNSPAEHAGLRDGDVILRVDGQDVHTPDDVVRLVGDNPAGARVGVSFARGSDQRMLQVRLGPAPDDDGVMRMRYVGAPAPALVQLQTVQGSVTPTKNALQGKVVVLEFWASWCAVCRFLVPKMNEWHDRFGMQGVEVLGVTTEPVVPAAQAASQLGMGYPIASDNSGKTTEAYRANALPTLFVLDRKGIVRDVVVGYSSDRIAHMETVIDKLVAEP; this is encoded by the coding sequence ATGGCGCTCCGCGGTTTGCTGGCTCTCGCGCTGTTCGTCAGCGGTTGCACCGAGCCCTCGCCGCCGCCCGCGAAGTCGCCTTCGTTTGCCGCCCTCGAACAACGGATGGCGGTAAGTGTCGGAGCGCCGGAAGCCGTCGAACCGGAGCCGACGACACGCAGCGAGCGGGGGTGGCTTGGCGTGGAGCTCTCGGCGACCCCGTCGGACCGTCCCGGCGTGGCGGTGCGCTCGGTGATCCGCAATTCGCCGGCGGAGCACGCTGGGCTTCGCGATGGCGACGTGATCCTGCGCGTGGACGGCCAGGACGTGCACACGCCAGACGACGTGGTCCGCCTCGTGGGAGACAACCCTGCCGGCGCCCGCGTGGGAGTCTCCTTCGCCCGCGGCAGCGACCAGCGCATGCTCCAGGTGCGGCTGGGGCCCGCCCCCGACGACGACGGCGTGATGCGCATGCGGTACGTGGGCGCGCCGGCGCCCGCCCTGGTCCAGCTGCAGACGGTGCAAGGTAGCGTGACGCCGACCAAGAACGCGCTGCAAGGCAAGGTCGTGGTGCTGGAGTTCTGGGCGTCGTGGTGCGCCGTGTGTCGCTTTCTGGTGCCGAAGATGAACGAGTGGCACGACCGCTTCGGGATGCAGGGTGTGGAGGTATTGGGGGTCACCACCGAGCCCGTGGTTCCCGCGGCCCAGGCGGCGAGTCAGCTGGGGATGGGCTATCCCATCGCATCGGACAACAGCGGCAAGACCACCGAGGCCTATCGCGCCAACGCGCTACCCACGCTGTTCGTCCTCGATCGCAAAGGCATCGTCCGAGACGTCGTGGTCGGCTACTCGTCGGACCGTATTGCCCACATGGAGACGGTGATCGACAAGTTGGTCGCGGAACCCTGA
- a CDS encoding transglycosylase domain-containing protein: MRRSVKIALFATPVALATLAGGFAPMVRAKAEAKAEARGATLTVGSVRPGAGRVWLRDVVVHFADIPALETHLDAIEVNVTPSLGVRSVAVHGGTVVIRGSAAELREQISAWRQKRGASSKGGTSSTTYTADGLRLVWHDAEAGGPPQRVWGLAYRRSDAGERITADLARVDVRGVRVEALKPAVELARKDGRRVLERLSAESVLATLDLDGAAHDLMPADGPTETSPTKPAQQLEPAKGAKDKTALGAKSRLRRLIALAPERGPKIRRAFDRVAQLAAVGLPASGELDLSGLRLKLRRNGETLNLGPARLRVKRDEQSVHASLVPGEQAKQPVRVDLSLPLGEGEVEIKASGGPIGLSLLGIQEGDLGLTNVEGAQLEIRSTAVLSADGKKLRGFGSGKLTGLGIDKRWLASKPVSGIDFGWRGRGEVQLDGSRMDIQEGELDVGKVRMDLKGYVERFLEKDEEQAKIVLEGGVPLASCQSMLDSTPEGLAPLLNGMRASGTFAFDGRLELDTRRPQDVVTRFNVTNECRITATSADVAPRRFRSTWTRDVKDASGRMVQIQSGPGSLGWTPRGAISRHMETAVLICEDGAFFRHHGFDHEAITNSIRENLKAGRFVRGASTISMQLAKNLYLPKEKTVSRKLQEAVLTQLLEQELTKDEIMELYLNVIEFGPGIYGIGPAAAYYFNATPSQLSLGQALYLASILPNPKRQYFGADGRVTPGWSGYLRKLMHIAAKIHRVSEDELADALSEQVTFKVPYSPRLPREDEEGEVAGASGSAEPAQPADSATY, from the coding sequence ATGCGCCGTTCGGTCAAGATCGCCCTGTTCGCGACTCCCGTCGCCCTCGCCACCCTGGCGGGGGGCTTCGCTCCAATGGTGCGCGCTAAAGCCGAGGCGAAAGCGGAGGCGCGAGGTGCGACCCTCACCGTGGGATCCGTTCGTCCCGGTGCTGGGCGGGTCTGGCTCCGGGACGTCGTGGTGCACTTCGCGGACATCCCCGCGCTCGAGACCCATCTCGACGCCATCGAGGTGAACGTCACCCCGAGCCTCGGGGTGCGGAGCGTGGCCGTTCATGGCGGCACTGTCGTGATTCGAGGCAGCGCCGCCGAGCTCCGGGAGCAGATCAGCGCTTGGCGCCAGAAGCGGGGCGCGAGCAGCAAGGGCGGAACGAGCAGCACCACCTACACTGCCGATGGCCTCCGATTGGTTTGGCACGACGCGGAAGCGGGCGGCCCGCCGCAGCGCGTCTGGGGCCTCGCTTACCGACGGTCCGACGCGGGCGAGCGGATCACGGCGGATCTCGCCCGGGTCGACGTCCGTGGCGTACGCGTGGAAGCGCTGAAGCCCGCGGTCGAGCTCGCACGCAAGGACGGACGCCGCGTCCTCGAGCGCCTCAGCGCGGAGTCCGTGCTCGCGACCCTCGATCTCGATGGCGCCGCCCACGACCTGATGCCCGCCGACGGGCCCACGGAGACGAGCCCCACGAAGCCCGCCCAGCAGCTCGAGCCCGCCAAGGGGGCGAAGGACAAGACGGCGCTCGGAGCCAAGAGCCGCCTGCGACGGCTGATCGCCTTGGCGCCGGAGCGCGGCCCCAAGATCCGTCGTGCCTTCGATCGCGTGGCGCAGCTCGCGGCGGTCGGGCTGCCAGCGTCGGGAGAGCTGGACCTGTCCGGCCTGCGGCTCAAGCTTCGGCGCAACGGAGAGACGCTCAACCTCGGCCCCGCGCGGCTACGGGTGAAACGTGACGAGCAGTCCGTTCACGCCAGCTTGGTGCCCGGAGAGCAAGCGAAGCAGCCGGTACGCGTCGACCTATCGCTTCCGCTGGGCGAGGGCGAGGTGGAGATCAAGGCCTCGGGGGGACCCATCGGCCTGTCGTTGCTGGGGATCCAGGAGGGGGATCTCGGCCTCACCAACGTCGAGGGTGCACAGCTCGAGATCCGCAGCACCGCGGTGCTTTCGGCGGACGGAAAGAAGCTCCGCGGTTTCGGCTCCGGCAAGCTCACGGGGCTCGGGATCGACAAGCGTTGGCTCGCTTCCAAGCCGGTGAGCGGCATCGACTTCGGTTGGCGGGGCCGCGGGGAGGTCCAGCTGGACGGCTCTCGCATGGACATCCAGGAGGGTGAGCTCGACGTCGGCAAGGTTCGAATGGACCTCAAGGGCTACGTGGAGCGCTTCCTGGAGAAGGACGAGGAGCAGGCCAAGATCGTTCTCGAAGGGGGCGTCCCCCTCGCATCGTGCCAATCGATGCTCGATTCCACTCCGGAAGGGCTCGCGCCGCTGCTGAACGGCATGCGAGCGAGCGGGACCTTCGCTTTCGATGGTCGGCTGGAGCTCGACACCCGCCGGCCCCAGGACGTGGTCACCCGCTTCAACGTGACCAACGAGTGTCGCATCACCGCCACCTCCGCGGATGTCGCCCCCCGCCGCTTCCGTTCCACCTGGACTCGCGACGTGAAGGACGCGAGCGGTAGGATGGTGCAGATCCAGAGCGGTCCGGGCTCTCTGGGCTGGACGCCTCGCGGGGCGATCTCCCGGCACATGGAGACGGCCGTGCTCATCTGCGAAGACGGAGCCTTCTTCCGCCATCACGGCTTCGATCACGAGGCCATCACCAACTCCATTCGCGAGAACCTCAAGGCCGGCCGCTTCGTGCGGGGGGCGAGCACCATCAGCATGCAGCTCGCCAAGAACCTGTACTTACCCAAGGAGAAGACAGTCTCGCGCAAGCTGCAGGAGGCCGTCCTGACTCAGCTCTTGGAGCAGGAGCTGACGAAGGACGAGATCATGGAGCTTTACCTGAACGTCATCGAGTTCGGTCCCGGGATCTACGGCATCGGTCCCGCGGCGGCGTATTACTTCAACGCCACGCCGAGCCAGCTCTCGCTAGGGCAAGCACTGTACTTGGCGAGCATATTGCCGAACCCGAAGCGGCAGTACTTTGGCGCGGATGGGCGAGTGACGCCTGGTTGGTCCGGCTACCTCCGCAAGCTGATGCACATTGCCGCGAAGATACATCGTGTCAGTGAGGACGAGCTGGCCGACGCCCTCAGCGAGCAGGTGACGTTCAAAGTGCCGTACTCGCCGCGACTACCGCGAGAAGACGAAGAAGGCGAGGTCGCGGGAGCGAGCGGCAGTGCCGAACCGGCGCAACCCGCTGATTCCGCGACGTACTGA
- a CDS encoding nucleoside deaminase has translation MTDSSWMQLALEQADLAASHGDVPIGCVIVNAEGQELARGENRRELDGDPTGHAELVALRAAARRIGHWRLEGATLYVTLEPCPMCAGALVNARIKRLVYGASDPKAGAIDTLFSIGRDARLNHRFDVTPGVLLEESRARLQAFFAKLRAAGEK, from the coding sequence ATGACCGACTCGAGCTGGATGCAGCTTGCCCTGGAGCAGGCGGACCTCGCGGCGAGCCACGGGGACGTGCCCATCGGCTGCGTCATCGTGAACGCGGAAGGCCAGGAGCTGGCCCGGGGCGAGAACCGTCGAGAGCTGGATGGGGATCCCACCGGTCACGCCGAGCTGGTAGCGCTGCGAGCCGCCGCGCGCCGCATCGGGCACTGGCGCCTCGAGGGCGCCACCCTGTACGTGACGCTGGAACCCTGCCCGATGTGCGCGGGAGCGCTGGTCAACGCCCGCATCAAGCGGTTGGTCTACGGCGCGAGTGATCCCAAAGCGGGCGCCATAGACACACTGTTCTCCATCGGACGCGACGCTCGCCTCAACCACCGCTTCGACGTCACTCCCGGTGTTTTGCTCGAAGAGTCCCGCGCGCGCTTGCAGGCGTTCTTCGCCAAGCTGCGCGCCGCAGGAGAGAAGTAG
- a CDS encoding S8 family serine peptidase has product MRRAIATLLAGLCWASGASAQVNAVELARALKQAPGRLRTIVRGTAPGLVQVAPGMAAFEGTPAELLAFSSAHPKLSFEWAPPRRPLIDAARVWVGAPSFQNMTGLRGKGVVVGIVDTGFDPKHPDLQNPDGSTRVAWALDLSRGATGRHPSLETEFGCVDSGQCAILDASDIDELIANGGTTAPRDAFGHGTHVASLAAGNGRSTDPPRYAGIAPEATYVMVRVTRGDDGAIYDPDVLLATKFVFDRAEALGMPAVVNLSLGSDFGGHDGSAALEQGLASFVGADHPGRAIVVAAGNSAGVYGNITTAYPEPFGIHTEVHVPRASVARVPILSPTFGPATTHATIYIWIASRPGDALEVGLDDADGKWIDPLSPGQGGSYEQGNLTATIINQQHRDGSPIPTGNTGAVVVLDGSWKSGSTFALRLQGHGTASVWLQSEGDLSPGAGSTGALFPKATKEGTIGIPASSSELISVGATINRVGWPTRDGKNVKIESFGAMSPPVAESTAYFSGAGPNALGQIKPDISAPGAFVVGAMSSLVDPAKNGGKGLFTGASTCAEQPGCLVVDDFHAVTSGTSMAAPIVSGAIALLLSRKPTLTQPELRAVLQAGAHWPVGKVLLDQQLGPGVLDLVGALQVLDADVSPLTEIPDADHSWLSLASSYAHPDPEWPLIGFVELRGPNGIADGFDAERLSLSATHGSISEALTRVAPGLWRFAVAAPANSGGQQLSLALSFDGKPLLQRNVAIAVDRWVAEEGVSTQGGCSVGRGRGRLFAFALLALGLAALTRRRWS; this is encoded by the coding sequence GTGCGACGAGCAATCGCGACGCTGCTCGCGGGTCTGTGTTGGGCGTCGGGGGCCTCCGCGCAGGTGAACGCCGTCGAGCTGGCGCGGGCGTTGAAGCAGGCGCCAGGTCGGCTCCGGACCATCGTTCGTGGCACTGCTCCCGGCTTGGTGCAGGTGGCCCCCGGCATGGCGGCGTTCGAGGGAACGCCGGCGGAGCTCCTCGCCTTCAGCAGTGCGCATCCGAAGCTGTCCTTCGAGTGGGCCCCGCCCCGGCGGCCGCTGATCGACGCGGCCCGGGTGTGGGTCGGTGCGCCGAGCTTCCAGAACATGACGGGGCTGCGGGGCAAGGGCGTGGTGGTCGGCATCGTCGATACCGGATTCGACCCGAAGCACCCGGATCTGCAAAACCCTGACGGCAGCACGCGGGTCGCCTGGGCGCTGGACCTGTCGCGCGGGGCCACCGGCCGCCACCCGAGCCTGGAGACGGAGTTCGGCTGCGTCGATTCGGGCCAATGCGCCATCCTCGACGCGTCGGACATCGACGAGCTGATCGCCAATGGCGGAACCACGGCTCCGCGCGACGCGTTCGGCCATGGGACGCACGTCGCTTCCCTGGCCGCCGGCAATGGTCGCTCCACGGACCCTCCACGCTACGCAGGCATCGCCCCGGAAGCCACCTACGTCATGGTGCGGGTCACACGCGGGGACGACGGCGCCATCTACGACCCGGACGTCCTGCTCGCGACCAAATTCGTCTTCGATCGCGCGGAGGCTCTCGGCATGCCCGCCGTGGTGAACCTGAGTCTGGGCAGCGACTTCGGCGGCCATGACGGCAGCGCGGCGCTGGAGCAGGGCCTGGCGAGCTTCGTCGGGGCGGATCATCCCGGCCGGGCCATCGTGGTCGCGGCGGGCAACAGCGCGGGCGTCTACGGCAACATCACGACGGCGTACCCCGAGCCTTTCGGCATTCACACGGAGGTGCACGTCCCGCGTGCGTCCGTCGCCCGCGTTCCGATCCTGTCGCCCACCTTCGGCCCCGCTACGACGCACGCCACCATCTACATCTGGATTGCCTCGCGTCCTGGGGACGCCCTCGAGGTGGGTCTCGACGACGCCGACGGCAAGTGGATCGATCCACTGTCACCCGGCCAGGGCGGCAGCTACGAGCAGGGCAACCTCACCGCGACGATCATCAACCAGCAGCATCGCGACGGCAGCCCGATCCCCACTGGCAACACGGGCGCGGTGGTGGTGCTCGACGGCTCTTGGAAGAGCGGCTCCACCTTCGCCCTTCGCCTCCAAGGTCACGGTACGGCGTCTGTGTGGCTCCAGAGCGAAGGGGACCTCAGCCCCGGTGCCGGCAGCACGGGCGCGCTGTTTCCCAAGGCCACCAAGGAAGGCACCATCGGGATCCCGGCCTCCAGCTCCGAGCTCATCTCCGTCGGCGCCACCATCAACCGCGTGGGCTGGCCGACCCGTGACGGCAAGAACGTGAAGATCGAGAGCTTCGGCGCCATGAGCCCGCCCGTCGCGGAATCGACGGCGTACTTCAGCGGTGCCGGTCCCAATGCCCTCGGCCAGATCAAGCCGGACATCTCGGCGCCGGGAGCTTTCGTGGTGGGCGCCATGTCGAGCCTGGTGGATCCCGCCAAGAACGGCGGCAAGGGTCTGTTCACCGGGGCCAGCACCTGTGCGGAGCAGCCAGGGTGTCTGGTGGTGGACGATTTCCATGCCGTTACCAGCGGCACCAGCATGGCCGCGCCCATCGTCTCCGGAGCCATTGCGCTGCTGCTGTCCCGAAAGCCCACGCTCACCCAACCCGAGCTCCGGGCGGTGTTGCAGGCGGGGGCGCATTGGCCCGTGGGCAAGGTGCTCCTCGACCAACAGCTGGGCCCTGGCGTGTTGGATCTGGTCGGCGCGCTGCAAGTGCTGGACGCCGACGTCTCACCCCTCACGGAGATCCCGGACGCCGACCACAGCTGGCTCTCCCTGGCGAGCTCCTACGCGCACCCCGATCCCGAGTGGCCGTTGATCGGCTTCGTCGAGCTGCGCGGACCGAACGGCATCGCCGACGGCTTCGACGCGGAGCGGCTGTCGCTGTCCGCCACCCACGGGAGCATCAGTGAAGCCCTTACCCGCGTGGCGCCCGGGCTGTGGCGTTTTGCCGTGGCGGCCCCCGCGAACAGCGGCGGACAGCAGCTTTCCCTGGCGTTGAGCTTCGACGGCAAGCCGCTCTTGCAACGAAATGTCGCCATCGCCGTCGATCGTTGGGTGGCTGAGGAAGGCGTGAGCACGCAGGGGGGCTGCAGCGTGGGGCGAGGCCGCGGCAGGCTCTTCGCGTTCGCCCTCCTCGCGTTGGGGCTCGCCGCCCTGACCCGTCGGAGGTGGTCGTGA